From Candidatus Bathyarchaeota archaeon:
TCGAGTTCATAATTGAGCTTTAGAATTCTCCTTAAATCAAGATTGGAAAGAGGCATTCTCGTTTCCAAGCAGCACTTTACACATTTACGTTTTACACAGGGGATACCGCTTGCCAACGAGTGTCTCACCTCTTCAAACCTCCTTTCATCACATTCCCCTCTCTACAGGCCGGTCCACTCTGCGCACGTGCGCCACGGGATTGATTGTGAAAGTCTTCTCACAACCTTTAACATTTTTCATTGTGCGCATAAAGCATTTTCTCTGTAAATTATGACTGCTAGTAATGTTGCCACTATGAAAACTGGTAGGGCAACTAATGATGGAAACTTGGAAATCCCGTTTGTGGAGGTCATGGGTGCTAAAGTTTAAATAATTGTTAACACGCAAACTTGCGTGCTGTGAGGTTGTTCTTTGACGAAGGATATTAAGGTTTTTCAACCTAGCAGATGGGGATGCCCAAAGAAGGTGGAGGGACTTCCAGTTTTCCTGCTCCCTAAGGAAGAAAAAGAGAGGTTGCGCTATCGGAAGAGCCACTTGTCGGGAAGGCTGAGAAAGACTGCTTAGCCACGCGCGTGAAGCTTTCAGCAAAAATAGTTTAAGTGTATTCGATAACTAGAGTATAAGATTGAAATTGTGAAGGCTGGTGAAAACTTTTCAGGTAGTCCAATTGTTCTCAACGAGTATGGAATACCTTAGGGTTACGAGAGTTGGAAGTTGGCTTGGGTGGATTTTTAGTTTCGGCCTCGGAAGCATCTTCCTAAGTTTGCCTCCTCTTGATCGTTTCGTTGTTGTCTTGTTTGCGTTCTCACTTGCCACAGCCAGTATTTTCATCTTGAACCAATACTTCGACCGAAAAGAAGATCAGGTGAACGAGTTCAAGTCTAGTTTGCCTGTGGCTTCTGGGAAGATAACGCCATGGACAGCACTAATCTTTTCCTTTCTTTTAGCAATCTCGTGTTTAGTCTCAGTAGTTTTTGTTGAGCCAAATCTTGTATGGCTGTTTCTCATCTATCTTGCATTCGGAATCGCGTATTCTGCTCCCCCTTTCAGACTGAAAACTGTGCCAGTTGTGGACTTCATTGTTTCAGGTATAGGTGCTGGCTTCATGCCATTCTTGATGGGGTTGGAGTTAACTGGCAAGCTAGGCTCCAATAGTTCACTAATTGTTTTAGGTGTCGTTCCGTTAATGCTAATTCACTGTGGTGGCCATATCATTCAAGCGGTTGGAGACTATGAGGTAGATCGCAAAATGGGGATTCACACTTTTGTTGTCAAGTATGGCAGGAAGAATGGTGCCATTGTCGCTGGATTCTTGTTTCTATCAGCATGTTTCTTGCCATTTGTCTATTCGGTTTTTGGCTTACTCGCTTACAAACATTTGTTCATGTTTTTCATACTCCTCCCCCCTTCCATACCGATCCTCAAGCGCTATGCTGCTTTGTTAAAGAAGCCATCAGTAGAAAACGTCATGAGTATGCAAAAAACTGCCACAAAGTATGGAATTATCGGGGCAACACTAATGTTGGGTTATATAATTCTAGTGGAAATAGCCATCTTTTGAAGGACTTGACAAAGCCGTCTATAGATAATTGAAGACTCGCGCTCTTTCTAGCAGCTCATTTCTCAGAATTGATTTTCACCATGAAAGCAGTTTTTTTGCCTTCGTGGCTCCTTTCACACATTAGCGCTGCATTTTTTCCGTCTTCACTTATCCACACACATTTTCCGAAGTGTCCCCTCTCTGGATGAAACTTCTCATCCGCTGGAATTTTTATCTTATCTCCAATTTTAATTTCCATGTCGGCACATCCTCCCTAAACATGGGATGATTGTGTTGAAAACACCAATCACATCTATTCGTGGCATGTACTTTTCTCCTTTTTAATAACCATTATAGCTATTAAACTTTGTTTGGAGACACACTAACGGCGAGAGCCTAATTCCAGTTTCTTGGTGATTGTGAAATGAGTAATATTTAAATATATCTGATAATAATATATTTTTGGGTAATATATATAATGTTGAGCGAAGACATCGCTTTAGACATGATAAGATCATCTATAGTTCTACTTCTCAGCGAGAAACCTCTTCATGGATATGGAATCATGAAAGAGGTTGAGGACCGAATAGGCAAGCCAGTCAACCCAAGTCTGCTCTATCCATTTCTGAAAAAGCTTGAAAAGAATGGTTTGGTGACGTCGACTAGAAAACCTGTGGGCCAGAAGCCGAAGAAAGTGTACGAGTTGACAGCTACAGGAAAGGTATTAGCTGCCCGTATCTACAAGCGGATAGCGTCAATGGTCTCTATGGCCATCGCGCCGAACCTAAGTATATGTTTTCACTGCGGCTGCAAAATTTACGAAGGGGGATACCGAGAGGTTACAGGTGACAAAGAAAGGATCTTTTGTTGCGTTCACTGTGCTCAAGCCTACAAAAACGAGTTACCTACAGCAACCTAATCAACTTGAAGATCAAGATGGAGAAGATTTGAATGACCAAACAAAAAGGTCGAATCAAAATCAGTGGAATGCACTGCGCTACTTGTGCGCAAACAATAGAGAAGGCGTTGTTGAAATCCGATGGAGTGGATAAAGCTTCAGTGAATTTTGCAACAGAGACTGCGTACATTGAATATGATGACAAGATGACAAATGAGAAGAAACTGGCAGAGGTCATCAAGGACTCAGGCTATAATGTGGCTGAGGGGACCCGGAGGATTACGATGAGGATCGGAGGAATGACATGTGCTTCTTGTGCCCAAACCATCGAAAAGGCTCTGAGTAAGAAGAAGGGTGTAAGAGAAGCAAGCGTTAATCTGGCTACCGAGAAGGCAACTGTCACCTACGGTCTAAGCGAAACAAGCTATGAAGAGATTAAGGATGCCGTAGAAGATGTTGGGTACCAAGTTCTAGGCAGAGAGAATCAACGTGTGAGGTTTGAGGAGGAAGAAGCTAGAGAACTCCAAGCATTCTCAACAGCAAGGAGAAGAGTCCTCATCTCATGGGCGCTTACGATACCTATCACGCTTTGGATGATTCCTGAAATGGTCTTTGGAGTCAGCTGGCCTAACTCAACGGTGTTTAACCTTGGTATGATCCTTATCGCAGCTCCAGTTCTCTTCTATCCAGGATGGACTACCTACAAATCAGCCGCAAAGGCCATAACGCATCGCGCCGCGAACATGGATGTACTTATCATGCTGGGAACACTAGCTTCCTTCCTAACAGGACCATTATCTTTCTTCATGCCTATGGCTAACTATGCGGGAGTAGGCGCCATGATCATGTCGTTTCACCTGATGGGAAGATACATTGAAGCAAAGGCCAAGGGAAAAGCGTCCCAAGCCATCAGAAGGCTCCTCGAACTTGAGGCAAAGACAGCGAGAATACTTCGAGAAGGAAAGGAAGTTGAGGTTTCCATTGACGAGGTTGAAGTAGGTAGCATCATGATTGTGCGACCAGGCGAAAAGATACCAACGGACGGCGTGGTCTTAGAAGGTGAGAGCGGCGTCGACGAGTCGATGGCTACTGGAGAGTCTATGCCTGTACAGAAAAGGCTAGGCGATGAGGTCATTGGCGCTACAATCAACCAGAGGGGACTCCTAAAAGTCAGAGCAACTAAGATTGGAAAAGACACCTTTCTCTCTCAGGTCATAAAGATGGTGGAAGAGGCTCAAAGTTCAAAAGTGCCAATCCAAGAATTCGCAGACCGTGTGACCAGCTATTTCGTCCCGACAGTCCTAGCCCTAGCCTCCATAACACTAGTCCTATGGATAGCCTTTCCAGGAGCTATAGGCAGTGTCGGTGATTGGGCAAGTCAGTTCCTTCCTTGGGTTGATCCGACATTGAGCGTATTTTCATTGGCAATATTTGCTACTGTGGCGACGCTGGTTATTGCGTGCCCCTGCGCTCTCGGGCTGGCAACGCCAACGGTTCTCATGGTTGGCAGTGGGATGGGTGCTGAGAATGGTGTCTTGATCAGGCGGGGAGAAGCAATCCAAACGTTGAAAGACGTCAAAGTGATGGTTTTCGACAAAACTGGCACAATAACTAAAGGACAACCTGAGGTGACGGATACAATTCCTGTGAAAGGATTTCACGAGAAGGAAGTCTTGAGGTTAGCTGCCAGTGTCGAGAAAGGATCTGAGCACCCCTTAGCCGAAGCCATTATTAGAAAAGCCGAGGATGAAGGACTTGAATTAGTGAAGCTGGAAAAGTTCGAGGCAATTGTTGGGAGAGGAATCAAGGGGGAGCTCAAAGGGCAGAGCACTGTACTAGTCGGCAACAGGAAGCTTATGGATGAGGAGGGAATTGACTACAGCAGCTTGGAACCGGAACTCAAGAGGTTGGAGGATGAAGCGAAGACTGCAGTACTTGTCGCCAAAGACAAGAAGTGTGTCGGAGTCGTGGCGGAAGCTGACACCCTCAAGGAGGACTCTGTGGGAGCTATTGCTGAACTAGAAAGTTTGGGTCTTCAGACAACGATGCTTACAGGAGACAACAGACGAACTGGAGACGCCATCGCAAGGAAGGTCGGCATATCTAAGGTCTTAGCTGAGGTGCTACCAGATAAGAAGGTGGCTGAGATTCAGAGACTTCAGAAAGAAGTTGGACTCGTCGCTATGGTTGGCGACGGGATAAACGATGCGCCAGCCCTCACCCAAGCTGACGTCGGCATCGCAATAGGCACTGGAACGGACATAGCTATCGAAGCAGGAGACATTGTACTCGTGAGAGGCAACTTGTCAGATGTGGTTAAAGCTGTAAAACTGTCTCGAGCGACTTTTCGAAAGATAAAGCAGAACTTATTCTGGGCATTCTTCTACAACGTTGTCATGATCCCATTTGCGATGTTAGGCCTTGCACACCCCGTAATAGCTGAGATCGCCATGGCAACTAGTTCAGTAACCGTGGTTACTAACGCAAACCTTCTAAGAAGAGCTAACATCCAACCAGATTATCTGGAAAGGAGGTGAAACGATGGCAAATGATCTTGTTTGTGGGATGGATGTAGACGAGAAGACCGCAAAGTACAAGGCGACACATAAGGGAAAGACGTACTACTGTGCACCAGGATGCCTGAAAGCCTTCGAAGCGAACCCGCAAAAGTACACTGAATAGTGTCAAAAGCAAGAAGGATCAATTGCGACATACACTACATAATAAATATCTATAGGTGATTTGAAATGGTACGTGAAATACGTAAAAATGGCGAGAAATTTTACGTGTGCGAGATATGCAAGCTCTTGTATAAGAAAAGATTATGGGCTGAAAAATGCCAAGATTACTGCGCAAAACATAACGCTTGTTCTCTAGAGATTACGAGTCACGCATTAAAGTAGCGGAAAGGTGAATTTGGAATTGTCCTTCTATTATCACCATCTCAACGAGAGATGACCTAAAGGATTCTGCAGAGGCTGGATTCGGCCCGACATACTGAAAATCTGATTATGCACAAACATCATGACCCGAGTGAAATGGGATTAGAAAAACTGATTTAAGAAAAATGGGAGAACAATATTGTTGATTGGCCAATTTTTACTGGCTTTCAGGGAAGCCTTGGAAGCGGCACCAATGATAGCTATAATTTTGGCATATTTTGTGCATTCACAATATCAACAACAATCTACTTGTTAGGTTATAAAGCATCGGAAGAAGCCAGAAAACCGAGTGGGAGCCGCATAAAAAATGGGGATTTGCGGAGTGATATCACCACTGGTCGCTGGTTCAAACCCGGCCCTCGGCACTTCACCCTCTTTCATAAAAAAAGCTAAACCAAGAAACTTTGAGCTTGCCTGTAGATTTTGAGTCTCCAGATAATCCAAAATGCTGTTTGGGCCTTGTTCGGTGATTCTTGAAAGATTTAATCTATGGGTTCTCGCCCTTTTGACAACGTTTTTTGGAAGGCAAAGATTTACTGGTATTCCTAACAAGCTCAATAGCTTCGCTTTTTAAAATATAGGAGTCGACTTCCCCTTTAAGCTGAATGTCCCATCTTTATCTATATTTCATAATCCTTACTTCAATGAGTCACCATATCAGTTTTGAAAGATATTTCCTGAGGGAAAAAAGCTTGATGGATAGTACAAAAAGAAAGCTTTTGTATTTACATATTATTCCTCTTTGTTGTTGGGCGTTCGATTTAATTACGACTCTATATGTTATAGATTATCTAGGCGTGGCGGGAGAAATGAACCCTCTAGGCTGGCCTTTAGGAGCTTGGGGAGCTTTGATATTCTATATCCCTACTCTTTTGTTCACCTACTTACTTTTGTTCAGAATTCAAAACAGATATTCTGGTAGGGTTGCAGCTTTAATAACAATAATGGCTTTGGGATTTGGAGTTATGAATTTGTTAGGGGGGTTGCATAACATTGGTGTTGCAAGTCTATATACTTGAGGAAGGTAAGGAGGGCTAGCCTCCAAATACTCTCAAATTTGCCTTATCGTAGACAACCTTTAACATCTTAATTCCATGGGGAGTATAGTGTTTAACAAAAACATTTTTTTGGAGTGCGCGTGCATTCTCATGTATTATGGTATCAAATCCAAGGTCTTGCTTGAAACCGATAGTTTAATATTGAGATACCGCATTAAATACTGTTATGCAAAAGCTTGAGAAATACAGAAAACTGCTAGAAGAGTACAAGAGAAACCCCAAGTCTTCCAAGACGAGAA
This genomic window contains:
- a CDS encoding UbiA prenyltransferase family protein translates to MKTFQVVQLFSTSMEYLRVTRVGSWLGWIFSFGLGSIFLSLPPLDRFVVVLFAFSLATASIFILNQYFDRKEDQVNEFKSSLPVASGKITPWTALIFSFLLAISCLVSVVFVEPNLVWLFLIYLAFGIAYSAPPFRLKTVPVVDFIVSGIGAGFMPFLMGLELTGKLGSNSSLIVLGVVPLMLIHCGGHIIQAVGDYEVDRKMGIHTFVVKYGRKNGAIVAGFLFLSACFLPFVYSVFGLLAYKHLFMFFILLPPSIPILKRYAALLKKPSVENVMSMQKTATKYGIIGATLMLGYIILVEIAIF
- a CDS encoding helix-turn-helix transcriptional regulator, whose product is MLSEDIALDMIRSSIVLLLSEKPLHGYGIMKEVEDRIGKPVNPSLLYPFLKKLEKNGLVTSTRKPVGQKPKKVYELTATGKVLAARIYKRIASMVSMAIAPNLSICFHCGCKIYEGGYREVTGDKERIFCCVHCAQAYKNELPTAT
- a CDS encoding copper-translocating P-type ATPase, which encodes MTKQKGRIKISGMHCATCAQTIEKALLKSDGVDKASVNFATETAYIEYDDKMTNEKKLAEVIKDSGYNVAEGTRRITMRIGGMTCASCAQTIEKALSKKKGVREASVNLATEKATVTYGLSETSYEEIKDAVEDVGYQVLGRENQRVRFEEEEARELQAFSTARRRVLISWALTIPITLWMIPEMVFGVSWPNSTVFNLGMILIAAPVLFYPGWTTYKSAAKAITHRAANMDVLIMLGTLASFLTGPLSFFMPMANYAGVGAMIMSFHLMGRYIEAKAKGKASQAIRRLLELEAKTARILREGKEVEVSIDEVEVGSIMIVRPGEKIPTDGVVLEGESGVDESMATGESMPVQKRLGDEVIGATINQRGLLKVRATKIGKDTFLSQVIKMVEEAQSSKVPIQEFADRVTSYFVPTVLALASITLVLWIAFPGAIGSVGDWASQFLPWVDPTLSVFSLAIFATVATLVIACPCALGLATPTVLMVGSGMGAENGVLIRRGEAIQTLKDVKVMVFDKTGTITKGQPEVTDTIPVKGFHEKEVLRLAASVEKGSEHPLAEAIIRKAEDEGLELVKLEKFEAIVGRGIKGELKGQSTVLVGNRKLMDEEGIDYSSLEPELKRLEDEAKTAVLVAKDKKCVGVVAEADTLKEDSVGAIAELESLGLQTTMLTGDNRRTGDAIARKVGISKVLAEVLPDKKVAEIQRLQKEVGLVAMVGDGINDAPALTQADVGIAIGTGTDIAIEAGDIVLVRGNLSDVVKAVKLSRATFRKIKQNLFWAFFYNVVMIPFAMLGLAHPVIAEIAMATSSVTVVTNANLLRRANIQPDYLERR
- a CDS encoding YHS domain-containing protein encodes the protein MANDLVCGMDVDEKTAKYKATHKGKTYYCAPGCLKAFEANPQKYTE